The segment AACAGCTTGGTGGGATTCAAAATGGCCGAGGCAACGTAAACGATCTTTTGGGCCGTGTCGAAATGGGTCGCGAAAGTGGGGACTTGCGTCAATTGCCCCATCGTTGCCATGTCACCGCCAGGAACGTTTTCGAGTACCCACGATTCGAGGTCTTCGACAGCCATATGGATCACCGAAAGGATTTCCACCAGCGTCAGCGGGTGCAACAGGTTGTCACCGACACCCGCATGATAATGAGAGGCCAACCGCTCGGCCAAGATCCTTGCATCGGAAACAAAACGATTGAAATCGGCGAGGGTGTGTGAATTGACGTCATCGACTTCCGTTCGAAATTGCTCGACGACGGCAATGGCGTCGGTATCGGTGGGGGTCCAGAAATCAGCAGCCTTCAATGGCTTGCCTGCGGCGACTCGGTTCAATCGTGGTCGTGGCCAGCACTTGCCAACGAGCCATGCGGATATCCAAAACAATGGCAGCGTCGCGACGATCCATTTGAGCCAACCGGTTTGATAGACCGCTACCAAACCCATTCCGACGTAGCACAAAAGCGGCAGGGTCCAAAGCAGAAACAGGACCGCGATCCGGGGGCTGATTGAAGGCAACAGACTCTTGCGGAGTCGCTTCAGTCGGCTTTCCATAATTCATGCCCCCGTTTCAGTTGTTCCACAAAAACATCACGCAATTGATCGGGATCGGGGAGATTCCCTTCACGAAGGTCCGCAAAATACCAATCCCACGACATCCCCAGCGCGTAGGTGAAGGCGAATGAGCTTGCGGCCCCCGCAGCCATGCCAACAAATGGGATGAACTTAAGTGCTCCGCGCAGTGCAAACCGAACGGCGATTCGAGATCCCGCCGCACTGCTGAGCACCGCCCAGCGTGCAGGAGTGATTTCTTGTTCATAGATTCGGGCGACCTTGACCGCCAAGTGGGCTTGAATCGCGAGCACCGCAGGGATGTCGACCCAAGGGACGGGCACCGCACCCGCGGTAGCCGCCATCGCACTGGAGGCCAGAATCTGGCGTCGAGAGTTCTTTTGCCGCAAACTGGTGGGGTCACCGTCGGTGTCCTTCAACGCGAGCAGCGCTTGGCGGTATGCATGCGGCAGTTGCGCGAGGATGGCGTCCTTCAGTCGCCGTCCCCCAAAGTTTGGATCGGCGAAACCGTCTTCGATTCGTGTCAAGTCAACGGGGACGATCCCATCACAGAGCCCAGCAAACTGCTTGGTCTTTTCATCCACCAGTGATTGCAACGAAGACGGCAAGGGAGACATCGAGTCAAAGGGATCCGCACCCTCCGACACATCAACCCGTCCCGTCGCCTCGTGCAGGCAGGTCAGCACCAAGATGACTGGACGCTCAGGTGCATCCTTGCGAATTCTACGCAACGGTTCGATCAAAGAATCGAGTGCATGGTCAGCGACCCGAGTGGTTACAATCATCAATTGAGTCGACTGCGAAAAACGACGGAGGTCATCGCGCGGGTCGTACCCCGCTTCGGCGAGTCCTCGGGTATCGAGGAAGCTCAACAGCGGTTCCAACGAATCCGGAAAATCAAATCGCCGTGAGGTCTTCGTTTCGGGACGATAGCCTTCTCCGATCGAAGCTTCTTCGGCACCGGTTAAAAACTGAACGATGGAGCTCTTGCCGCTGCCGGTCTTGCCGAACAGCCAAATCGAAGGTATCGGTGATTTCTCTCGCAGCTCATCGATCTGTTTCGCGTATGTTTCGTCGTCGCTAGGACCCTTGGAACGCAGGTTCCACCATGAAAATGCCATTGTGTTGCTTAAGCCGTTCTAAATCATTTGGCTTGGTCGGATTGATGCGACGTCAAGAAGTCGACCGCGAATTTTCGGGCGTCCGCGTTGTTCATCAGAAAACTGTGTAGCACGGGAACCGTGTGGAAGGCCTTGCTACCCTCAAGCGAAGCTTCTTCGATGCTGACCACAAAATCGCTCGCACCGTCGACCAAAGGGTTCTGGACCGAGTTGTCCGAGACGTCGCCTGCGATGATGGCAAACGGAAACGGCGGTGTCCCCAATTTCTTTTCGAATGTTTCCCATTCGGGGCCAAGCTCCAAGCCACCTTTGCCTGTGACCCAACCATACAAGCTGTTCGTCGACAACCGGCGAGCAATTGCAGCTCCGTTGTTCGGTGGGCCAAGCATGACCATCGCTTCGCAACGTGGCAAAATCCCTTTCGGATCACCGTCACGCTGAAGATCGCCAATCAGGTGCCGGACCACGATGTTGCCCATGCTGTGCCCGACAAAGTTGATACGCGTTTCGTTCGGCAAACCCTCGACCACTTCACGAAGTGCGGCGGCATGCTCACCGATCGATTCACGCGTGCTGGCGTAGGCAAACCGAATGATCTCGGTGTCGCTCTGTTGTAGCAAATCGTGTTCGAGTGATTTCATCGAGTGATGGGTTCGCATCAGCCCATGCAGCAGCAGGGTGACGCGTCTTGTTTCCGTCTTCGAAACCGCTTGTTCGGTCAAACAGGTGTCACATTCCGCTCGCGTGCCCCACGTCAAACGGACGTCGTCGGGGTCGAGTAGACGCCAATGCTTGGTTAACGTGTTTTGTTGGATGCGATATCCGTGATCCCATAGGTGGTCGGTCCACCACTGGGTCCCCCCCGCGGTTTTGTTTAGCAAGTTCATTGGATTGGCAAACCCTGTTTCGTCCGATTCGTCTTGTTCGTTTTGTTCGTTTTGTTCGTTTTGTTCGTTTTGTTCGTTTTGTTCGTTTTGTTCGTTTTGTTCGTTTTGTTCGTTTTGTTCGGGGGGATTCTGCACCGTGTGCTCCGTCAGGAAGGGATTGAGAGTCGGCTGCTGCGAGTTCAGTGCGTTGGGCACCAGCAGGAGAATCAAAAGGATCAGCGGGTAGATTCGGTGCATGACATTGGAGCGTTGGAGTTCGGAAGGTTGGCGTAAGTGGCTAGAGCCCATCGTTCCCGCGATTCTTCGCACAGCGAGTCCTGTAGCCGTTGTCACCGAAATTTGTGTTATTTCAACACGATTCTAGCGACCAACGGGAGCGGGCAAACGCAATTCGAGGGGTAGCTCGCTTCGCTGCGGCCGTGCCGCTTTAAGGTGTTTTAGCAGGTTTATCGCTCGGCGTTCGCCACGATGTAGCCGAGAAACTCTTGCTCGGTCACAATCCGAATCGGACCGCCTGCGGCTTGGTAAGCGTTGGCGGTTTCCTCCTTGACGCTGAGGGTTCGACCCGCCACGGCGGTCTGCGGTGCACGATTTCCTACCACCAGCATATCGGTTTCCTTGGTGACCTTGTTTTGGCATAGGCCTCCTAATCGCGATGCCAACTGCTCGGCATCTTGGCGGTCGAGCGATGCCAAATGGCCGGTAAAAACAATCGTTTGCCCTGAAAGCGGGCGAATGAACTCGGCACGGACCAGCAGCCGCTGCAAATCTAACAAGGACTGCAAGCCGCTCGATTCATCCTCACTGGGTTGGGATGCAGTGGGGGGCGGCTTCATCTTCCTCGGGCTGCGCAGCTTCGCAGGGCCCTTTTTGCCCCATGGACCCGCCGTCCCACGCGACAGTTTTAGCGACTGCTCCAATTGCTCGAGCGTTGAAACTTGACGAGCAATCCCGGCGGCGAGCAAGATTTTGGCGCAGGCGATGGAATCTTCCAATGCATCATGATGGCGGAATTCGACGCCAAGCCAATCCGATAACGGCTTCAGCCCAAATCGTGGCCGTTTCGGCCAAGTTTGCCGAGCGATCGAACGGGTGCAGGTGTAATCCAGGTCAGGGACCGCCAATCGGTGGCTCTTCAAGCACGCGCTGAGCACGCCAATGTCGAACGCCGCATTGTGAGCGACCAAGCAACGTTGTCCGGGGCCCTTAGCGCCGAGACCCAAGAACGCCGCCATGCTGTCCCATTGGTCGGCAAAGTTGCCTTCATGCTCGACGTCATCGGGGACGATCCCGTGGACCTCGATGTTGAAAGGGCTAAAGTAGAAGGGTTCCGGCCGAATCATCCACATTTTCGAGTCCGAAATGACGCCATCGCGAACGACCACGGCTGCTAATTGGCAGGCGCTGTCGGGCCTTCGATTAGCGGTTTCAAAATCAATGGCGATAAAGTTAGCCGCGAACGTCATGTCGAGATTTTATGACTGAAGCAACGTGATTGTCCATGACGGATTGTAGCGAAACGAATGTCCAGCTGGCTCTCCAGCGACTGGTTGACCCCGCGATCCGCGTCCTGCGAATCCGCGAAGTGGGCGGCGGTTGCATCAGTGCGTCGATGCGAGTCGA is part of the Novipirellula artificiosorum genome and harbors:
- a CDS encoding YcjF family protein is translated as MAFSWWNLRSKGPSDDETYAKQIDELREKSPIPSIWLFGKTGSGKSSIVQFLTGAEEASIGEGYRPETKTSRRFDFPDSLEPLLSFLDTRGLAEAGYDPRDDLRRFSQSTQLMIVTTRVADHALDSLIEPLRRIRKDAPERPVILVLTCLHEATGRVDVSEGADPFDSMSPLPSSLQSLVDEKTKQFAGLCDGIVPVDLTRIEDGFADPNFGGRRLKDAILAQLPHAYRQALLALKDTDGDPTSLRQKNSRRQILASSAMAATAGAVPVPWVDIPAVLAIQAHLAVKVARIYEQEITPARWAVLSSAAGSRIAVRFALRGALKFIPFVGMAAGAASSFAFTYALGMSWDWYFADLREGNLPDPDQLRDVFVEQLKRGHELWKAD
- a CDS encoding esterase/lipase family protein, whose amino-acid sequence is MHRIYPLILLILLLVPNALNSQQPTLNPFLTEHTVQNPPEQNEQNEQNEQNEQNEQNEQNEQNEQNEQDESDETGFANPMNLLNKTAGGTQWWTDHLWDHGYRIQQNTLTKHWRLLDPDDVRLTWGTRAECDTCLTEQAVSKTETRRVTLLLHGLMRTHHSMKSLEHDLLQQSDTEIIRFAYASTRESIGEHAAALREVVEGLPNETRINFVGHSMGNIVVRHLIGDLQRDGDPKGILPRCEAMVMLGPPNNGAAIARRLSTNSLYGWVTGKGGLELGPEWETFEKKLGTPPFPFAIIAGDVSDNSVQNPLVDGASDFVVSIEEASLEGSKAFHTVPVLHSFLMNNADARKFAVDFLTSHQSDQAK
- a CDS encoding exonuclease domain-containing protein — encoded protein: MTFAANFIAIDFETANRRPDSACQLAAVVVRDGVISDSKMWMIRPEPFYFSPFNIEVHGIVPDDVEHEGNFADQWDSMAAFLGLGAKGPGQRCLVAHNAAFDIGVLSACLKSHRLAVPDLDYTCTRSIARQTWPKRPRFGLKPLSDWLGVEFRHHDALEDSIACAKILLAAGIARQVSTLEQLEQSLKLSRGTAGPWGKKGPAKLRSPRKMKPPPTASQPSEDESSGLQSLLDLQRLLVRAEFIRPLSGQTIVFTGHLASLDRQDAEQLASRLGGLCQNKVTKETDMLVVGNRAPQTAVAGRTLSVKEETANAYQAAGGPIRIVTEQEFLGYIVANAER